One segment of Alligator mississippiensis isolate rAllMis1 chromosome 13, rAllMis1, whole genome shotgun sequence DNA contains the following:
- the LOC109284898 gene encoding transmembrane protein 104, which yields MMEEESQYSLMVGMMYLFNAMFGLGILALPKAFADAGWLTSSVILAFAMVMSYITVTFLIEVMASANARVVWNRKSDSYKENEIKLKENILVPEKRREEPTHQKTFYSELLSKCLCCCYLPDDPKPSVFDINELLSLTDLTKMYFNTVGDLLSRITLMLGIYGSLAMFLTMAPFSLAELFCQQETGRHQQEYSLEILDSLVENGLVL from the exons GTGGGCATGATGTACTTGTTTAATGCAATGTTTGGACTTGGAATCTTAGCCCTGCCAAAAGCCTTTGCTGATGCAGGCTGGCTGACCAGCAGTGTTATCTTGGCATTCGCCATGGTGATGAG CTACATTACTGTGACCTTCCTAATTGAAGTAATGGCCTCTGCCAATGCACGAGTAGTTTGGAACAGGAAAAGTGACAGCTACAAAGAG AATGAAATTAAATTGAAAGAAAATATCCTTGTGcctgagaagagaagagaagagcctACACACCAGAAGACTTTTTACTCA GAATTGTTATCaaagtgcctctgctgctgttACCTGCCAGACGATCCTAAACCAAGTGTGTTTGATATAAATGAGCTGCTCTCCCTGACTGATTTGACAAAGATGTACTTCAATACAG ttgGAGACCTTTTGAGTCGGATTACATTGATGCTGGGTATTTATGGATCACTGGCCATGTTCCTGACCATGGCTCCCTTCAGTCTTGCAGAACTCTTCTG CCAACAAGAGACAGGCCGTCACCAACAGGAATATTCCTTGGAAATTTTGGACAGTCTAGTTGAAAATGGACTTGTTTTGTAG